One genomic window of Arvicola amphibius chromosome 4, mArvAmp1.2, whole genome shotgun sequence includes the following:
- the Clk4 gene encoding dual specificity protein kinase CLK4 isoform X3 — MCIPLEASHSVEEDTHPSHYLEARCLNERDYRDRRYIDEYRNDYCEGYVPRHYHRDIESSYRIHCSKSSVRSRRSSPKRKRNRHCASHQSHSKSHRRKRSRSIEDDEEGHLICQSGDVLRARYEIVDTLGEGAFGKVVECIDHGMDGLHVAVKIVKNVGRYREAARSEIQVLEHLNSTDPNSVFRCVQMLEWFDHHGHVCIVFELLGLSTYDFIKENSFLPFQIDHIRQMAYQICQSINFLHHNKLTHTDLKPENILFVKSDYVVKYNSKMKRDERTLKNTDIKVVDFGSATYDDEHHSTLVSTRHYRAPEVILALGWAQPCDVWSIGCILIEYYLGFTVFQTHDSKEHLAMMERILGPIPVHMIQKTRKRKYFHHNQLDWDEHSSAGRYVRRRCKPLKEFMLCHDEEHEKLFDLVRRMLEYDPTKRITLDEALQHPFFDLLKRK, encoded by the exons TCACTATTTAGAAGCAAGATGCTTGAATGAAAGAGATTACCGGGATAGAAGATACATTGATGAGTACAGAAATGATTACTGCGAAGGATATGTTCCCAGACATTATCATAGAGACATTGAAAGCTCTTACAGGATCCACTGCAGTAAATCCTCAGTACGAAGCAGGAGAAGCAGCCCTAAAAGGAAGCGTAATAGACACTGTGCAAGTCATCAGTCACATTCG AAGAGCCACCGAAGGAAAAGATCCAGGAGTATAGAGGATGATGAGGAGGGTCACCTGATCTGTCAAAGTGGAGACGTTCTAAGAGCAAGAT ATGAAATCGTGGACACTTTAGGTGAAGGGGCCTTTGGCAAAGTTGTAGAGTGCATTGACCATGGCAT ggaTGGCTTACATGTAGCAGTGAAAATTGTAAAAAATGTAGGCCGTTACCGGGAGGCAGCTCGCTCTGAAATCCAAGTGTTGGAGCACTTGAACAGCACTGACCCCAACAGTGTCTT CCGATGTGTCCAGATGCTAGAATGGTTTGATCATCATGGTCATGTTTGTATTGTGTTTGAGCTGCTGGGACTTAGTACctatgattttattaaagaaaatagctTTCTGCCATTTCAAATTGACCACATCAGGCAAATGGCTTATCAGATCTGCCAATCTATAAATT ttttacaTCATAATAAATTAACTCATACGGATTTAaaacctgaaaatattttatttgtgaagtCTGACTATGTAGTCAAGTACAATTCTAAAATG AAACGAGATGAACGCAcactgaaaaacacagatatcAAAGTTGTTGACTTTGGAAGTGCAACGTATGATGATGAACATCATAGTACCTTGGTGTCCACACGGCACTACAGAGCTCCAGAGGTCATTTTGG ctTTAGGTTGGGCTCAGCCTTGTGATGTTTGGAGCATAGGCTGCATTCTTATTGAGTATTACCTTGGGTTTACAGTCTTTCAG actcaTGATAGTAAGGAGCACCTGGCAATGATGGAGCGGATATTAGGACCCATCCCAGTGCACATGATCCAAAAGACAAG GAAGCGCAAATATTTCCACCATAACCAGCTAGATTGGGATGAGCATAGCTCAGCTGGGAGATATGTTAGGAGACGCTGCAAGCCATTGAAG GAATTTATGCTGTGTCACGATGAAGAGCATGAAAAGCTATTTGACCTGGTTCGAAGAATGTTGGAGTATGACCCAACGAAAAGGATTACCTTGGATGAAGCATTGCAGCACcctttctttgacttattaaaaaggaaatga
- the Clk4 gene encoding dual specificity protein kinase CLK4 isoform X4, producing the protein MDGLHVAVKIVKNVGRYREAARSEIQVLEHLNSTDPNSVFRCVQMLEWFDHHGHVCIVFELLGLSTYDFIKENSFLPFQIDHIRQMAYQICQSINFLHHNKLTHTDLKPENILFVKSDYVVKYNSKMKRDERTLKNTDIKVVDFGSATYDDEHHSTLVSTRHYRAPEVILALGWAQPCDVWSIGCILIEYYLGFTVFQTHDSKEHLAMMERILGPIPVHMIQKTRKRKYFHHNQLDWDEHSSAGRYVRRRCKPLKEFMLCHDEEHEKLFDLVRRMLEYDPTKRITLDEALQHPFFDLLKRK; encoded by the exons AT ggaTGGCTTACATGTAGCAGTGAAAATTGTAAAAAATGTAGGCCGTTACCGGGAGGCAGCTCGCTCTGAAATCCAAGTGTTGGAGCACTTGAACAGCACTGACCCCAACAGTGTCTT CCGATGTGTCCAGATGCTAGAATGGTTTGATCATCATGGTCATGTTTGTATTGTGTTTGAGCTGCTGGGACTTAGTACctatgattttattaaagaaaatagctTTCTGCCATTTCAAATTGACCACATCAGGCAAATGGCTTATCAGATCTGCCAATCTATAAATT ttttacaTCATAATAAATTAACTCATACGGATTTAaaacctgaaaatattttatttgtgaagtCTGACTATGTAGTCAAGTACAATTCTAAAATG AAACGAGATGAACGCAcactgaaaaacacagatatcAAAGTTGTTGACTTTGGAAGTGCAACGTATGATGATGAACATCATAGTACCTTGGTGTCCACACGGCACTACAGAGCTCCAGAGGTCATTTTGG ctTTAGGTTGGGCTCAGCCTTGTGATGTTTGGAGCATAGGCTGCATTCTTATTGAGTATTACCTTGGGTTTACAGTCTTTCAG actcaTGATAGTAAGGAGCACCTGGCAATGATGGAGCGGATATTAGGACCCATCCCAGTGCACATGATCCAAAAGACAAG GAAGCGCAAATATTTCCACCATAACCAGCTAGATTGGGATGAGCATAGCTCAGCTGGGAGATATGTTAGGAGACGCTGCAAGCCATTGAAG GAATTTATGCTGTGTCACGATGAAGAGCATGAAAAGCTATTTGACCTGGTTCGAAGAATGTTGGAGTATGACCCAACGAAAAGGATTACCTTGGATGAAGCATTGCAGCACcctttctttgacttattaaaaaggaaatga